Genomic segment of Candidatus Methylomirabilota bacterium:
GTGCGCTACGTCCGCTGGGTCAAGTCCATGCTCAAGGGCGACTGGGGCTTTTCCTTCGTGAGCCGGGTCAATGTCTCCACCCTCATCATGCAGCGACTGCCCACCACGCTCTTCGTGCTGGGGACGGCGCAGCTTCTGGCCCTCCTCGTGGCGCTGCCCGTCGGTGTCCTTTCCGCCGTGCGCCCCTACTCCTTGTTCGACCAGATCGCCACGACCTTCGCCTTCATCGGCTTCTCGCTGCCCACGTTCTTCACCGGCCTCCTCTTCATCCTCTTCTTCAGCATTTACCTCAACTGGCTGCCCTTCATCTATCGCGCGGACATCAGCGCCACGGGCTGGCGATGGGCCTGGGAAATGGCGCGCCAGGCCATCATGCCCATCGCCGTCCTCGGGCTCTTCCAGGGCGCCGCCATGACGCGCTACGTGCGCTCGGCCGTGCTCGACGTGATCCGCCTCGACTACGTCAACACCGCGCGCTCCAAGGGGCTGTCCGAGGGTGTGACCATCGTCAAGCACGTGGTCCGGAACGCCCTCATCCCGGTGGTGACCCTGGTGGCCCTCCAGATCCCCGGCATCTTCACGGGCGCCGTCATCACCGAGCAGATCTTCCGCGTGCCCGGCATCGGCTCGCTGCTCATCAGCGCCATCCTCTCCAAC
This window contains:
- a CDS encoding ABC transporter permease, which translates into the protein MSKYLLRRILISILALLGISLVLFTVLALAPGDPFEELATNPNVPAEVRANLRTQFGLDDPVAVRYVRWVKSMLKGDWGFSFVSRVNVSTLIMQRLPTTLFVLGTAQLLALLVALPVGVLSAVRPYSLFDQIATTFAFIGFSLPTFFTGLLFILFFSIYLNWLPFIYRADISATGWRWAWEMARQAIMPIAVLGLFQGAAMTRYVRSAVLDVIRLDYVNTARSKGLSEGVTIVKHVVRNALIPVVTLVALQIPGIFTGAVITEQIFRVPGIGSLLISAILSNDTPVIMAITFVFSALVVLFNLIADLVYGWLDPRISIR